CGCTGGCGTCGATGCGCCAGGTGCGCGCGCGCTGCCCGGCACTGCGCCAGCTGCTGGCGGTGGGCGAGGGTGCGCAGGCCGACGAGCTGGAATGGATGGCCGCCCTGCAGGCCGAGGATGCCCGTTTCGTGTCGGCGCGCCGCAAGGCCGACGATGCCGCGGTGCTGATCTACACCAGCGGCACCACCGGCCCGCCCAAGGGCGCCCTGATTCCGCAGCGCGCGCTGATCGGCAATCTGAGCGGTTTCGTGGCCAGCCAGAACTGGTTCGGCTTCGATCCGGCGGCGCCGGAGCGCGGCACCGAGGCGGTGTTCTGGAGCCCGGCCGACTGGGCCTGGACCGGCGGACTGATGGACGCGCTGCTGCCCACGCTCTACTTCGGCCGCCCCATCGTGGCGTACCAGGGCCGCTTTGCACCCGAGCGCGCCTTCGAGCTGATGCAGCAGCATGGCGTGACGCACAGCTTTCTCTTCCCTACCGCGCTGAAGGCGATGATGAAGGCCGTACCCGCGCCGCGTCAGCGTTATGCCCTGAAGCTGCAGGCCATCATGAGCGCCGGCGAGGCGGTGGGCGATGCGGTGTTCGGCTGGTGCGAGCAGCAGCTGGGCATCACCGTCAACGAGATGTTCGGCCAGACCGAGATCAACTACGTGGTGGGCAATTGCAGCCTGCTGTGGCCGGCGCGGCCCGGCAGCATGGGGCGCGCCTACCCGGGGCACCGCGTGGCGGTGGTCGACGACGAGGGCAAGATCTGCCCCCCCGGCGAGCCCGGCGACGTGGCGGTGCATCGGCGCGATGTGCATGGCGATCCCGACCCGGTGTTCTTCCTGGGCTACTGGAACAAGCCCGAGGCCACCGCGGCCAAGTTCACCGGCGAGCCGAGCAACAGCTGGTGCCGCACCGGCGACACCGCCATCATGGATGAGCAGGGCTATCTCTGGTACCAGGGCCGCAGCGACGATGTCTTCAAGGCCGCCGGCTACCGCATCGGCCCCAGCGAGATCGAGAACTGCCTGGTCAAGCACGAGGCGGTCGCGAACGCGGCGGTGGTGCCCAAGCCCGATGCCGAG
This portion of the Paucibacter sediminis genome encodes:
- a CDS encoding acyl-CoA synthetase: MTKRSELPCDARFDGYAALHQAFRWQVPEDFSIAEACCGRWARETPNAPAILFESDSGCRAQYSYGQLQRAANRLANALQRLGVQAGDRVAIVLPQRFETAVAQIAVNQLGAVAMPLSMLFGPEALEFRLQDSAAVVAIVEGAALASMRQVRARCPALRQLLAVGEGAQADELEWMAALQAEDARFVSARRKADDAAVLIYTSGTTGPPKGALIPQRALIGNLSGFVASQNWFGFDPAAPERGTEAVFWSPADWAWTGGLMDALLPTLYFGRPIVAYQGRFAPERAFELMQQHGVTHSFLFPTALKAMMKAVPAPRQRYALKLQAIMSAGEAVGDAVFGWCEQQLGITVNEMFGQTEINYVVGNCSLLWPARPGSMGRAYPGHRVAVVDDEGKICPPGEPGDVAVHRRDVHGDPDPVFFLGYWNKPEATAAKFTGEPSNSWCRTGDTAIMDEQGYLWYQGRSDDVFKAAGYRIGPSEIENCLVKHEAVANAAVVPKPDAERGALVKAYVVLAPGHQGSPELVAALQAHVRGRLAPYEYPKDIEFIEALPMTTTGKVQRRVLRLQEEQRAREAALA